Proteins encoded together in one Methanobrevibacter ruminantium window:
- the bioA gene encoding adenosylmethionine--8-amino-7-oxononanoate transaminase, producing MNESEKCAKKDLAHIWHPASQMKDYEDFPPIIIDHGKGVKLYDVDGKEYIDIISSWWCNLLGHCNDEVSDTLKSQVDKLDHVLFANFSHKTIIELSERLIKVMPEGLNKFSFVDNGSASIECALKMAFQYCAQNGKDHKKRFMCFTDAYHGETLGALSVGALDEYSKVFEPIMIDTIKVQAPDCYRCPYNKHRDSCDCECFENAEKVFAEFGHETCAMIIEPLIQGSAGMKIYPPLYLKKLRELCDLYDVLLIADEIATGFGRTGKMFAVDHAGISPDIMCISKGLTNGYMAMAVCVSTDEIYNGFYGDYSDNVAFMHSHTYAGNPLAASVANATLKIIERDNILEEANEKAIWLNNRFHEIFDGHPNVGEIRQMGLINAIELVEDKKSKKGFDSSERIGYKIYREALKQGLMLRPLGNVMYFNPPLVITKEELDESLRICKEAIDSVLL from the coding sequence CAAGGAGTATATAGACATTATCAGCTCCTGGTGGTGCAATTTGCTTGGACACTGCAATGATGAGGTTAGTGATACTCTCAAAAGTCAAGTGGATAAGTTGGATCATGTTCTTTTTGCTAACTTTTCACACAAAACAATTATTGAATTGTCAGAGCGTTTAATCAAGGTAATGCCAGAGGGACTTAACAAGTTCAGTTTTGTTGACAATGGTTCAGCATCCATAGAATGTGCTCTCAAAATGGCTTTTCAATATTGTGCACAGAATGGAAAGGATCATAAGAAACGTTTCATGTGCTTTACTGATGCTTATCATGGAGAAACTTTAGGTGCATTGTCTGTTGGTGCATTGGATGAATATTCTAAGGTATTTGAGCCAATCATGATAGATACAATCAAGGTTCAGGCACCGGATTGTTACAGATGTCCATACAATAAGCATAGGGATAGTTGTGATTGTGAATGTTTTGAGAATGCGGAGAAGGTGTTTGCAGAGTTTGGTCATGAAACCTGTGCTATGATAATCGAGCCATTGATTCAAGGCAGTGCAGGAATGAAGATTTATCCTCCATTATATCTTAAAAAACTTAGGGAACTTTGTGACTTGTATGATGTGCTCTTGATTGCAGATGAGATAGCTACCGGTTTTGGAAGAACAGGCAAGATGTTTGCAGTGGACCATGCAGGAATAAGTCCAGATATAATGTGCATTTCCAAAGGGCTTACAAACGGTTATATGGCAATGGCAGTTTGTGTAAGTACCGATGAAATTTATAATGGATTTTACGGAGATTATTCTGATAATGTTGCTTTCATGCATAGTCACACTTATGCTGGAAATCCACTTGCTGCAAGTGTTGCCAATGCTACATTAAAGATTATAGAAAGAGACAATATTCTTGAAGAGGCTAATGAAAAGGCAATTTGGCTTAACAATCGTTTCCATGAAATATTTGATGGTCATCCGAATGTAGGTGAAATCAGACAGATGGGACTCATCAATGCAATCGAACTCGTTGAGGACAAGAAGTCTAAAAAAGGATTTGATTCATCAGAAAGGATAGGCTATAAAATCTATAGGGAAGCATTGAAACAAGGATTGATGCTTAGGCCTTTAGGTAATGTAATGTACTTCAATCCGCCTTTGGTAATTACAAAAGAAGAGCTCGATGAATCTTTAAGAATCTGTAAAGAAGCTATTGATTCTGTATTGTTGTAA